A genomic window from Buteo buteo chromosome 13, bButBut1.hap1.1, whole genome shotgun sequence includes:
- the ADPGK gene encoding ADP-dependent glucokinase isoform X3: MWQSVNACVDVVLSGVKLLEALGLEPGDGKNHAVLNSRQDLKEAFAHFMEKGAAAERFFSNAESFHHIARIASEYPGAQLYVGGNAALIGQKLATNPDLKILLCGPVGPKLHELLDDNVVVPPESMQERDEFHLILEYQAGEEWGQVRAPNANRFIFSHDLSNGALNMLEVFVSSLDEFQPDLVVLSGLHMMEGQSKEMRQRRLMEAVASISDIPTDIPIHLELASMTDQDFMSNIMHQQVFPLVNSIGLNEQELLFLTQSASGPHASLASWSGVPDVGVVSDILFWILKEHGKTTERASDLTRIHFHTLAYHILVTVDGYWGNQVAAVAAGARAAGTQACATETIDTSKVFLKAPLEFVTSQIEAPSKISLNPDEPVVHWHREGISFHFTPVLVCKDPVRTVGLGDAISAEGLLYSEVYPQ, encoded by the exons aTGTGGCAGAG tgtcAATGCCTGCGTAGACGTGGTTCTGTCTGGTGTGAAGTTGTTAGAGGCACTTGGTCTTGAACCTGGGGATGGAAAAAATCATGCAGTCTTGAACTCCAGACAAGACCTGAAAGAAGCCTTTGCTCACTTCATGGAAAAAGGGGCAGCTGCCGAGCGCTTCTTCAGCAACGCCGAGTCTTTCCATCACATTGCACGGATAGCTTCCGAGTACCCTGGTGCACAG CTTTACGTAGGAGGAAATGCTGCTCTCATTGGTCAGAAGCTTGCAACCAATCCAGACCTGAAG ATCCTCCTTTGTGGCCCAGTTGGTCCTAAACTCCATGAACTACTTGACGACAATGTGGTTGTGCCACCTGAATCCATGCAAGAAAGAGATGAATTCCATCTTATCCTGGAGTATCAAGCAG GTGAAGAGTGGGGACAAGTAAGAGCACCTAATGCCAACCGCTTCATCTTCTCCCATGACCTATCCAATGGCGCCTTAAATATGCTGGAAGTGTTTGTGTCCAGCTTGGATGAATTTCAGCCAGATCTTGTAGTACTTTCAGGACTTCACATGATGGAAGGCCAGAGCAAGGAGATGCGACAGAGGCGACTTATGGAG GCTGTGGCTTCCATCTCTGATATCCCTACTGACATTCCCATACACCTGGAGTTGGCCAGTATGACTGATCAAGATTTTATGAGCAACATTATGCATCag CAGGTCTTTCCACTGGTGAACTCCATTGGGCTGAACGAACAGGAGCTGCTGTTCCTCACGCAGTCTGCCTCCGGTCCCCACGCCTCCCTTGCTTCCTGGAGCGGAGTTCCTGACGTGGGTGTAGTCAGCGACATCCTCTTCTGGATCCTGAAGGAGCACGGAAAGACCACCGAGCGGGCCTCTGATCTCACGCGGATCCACTTCCACACCCTAGCCTACCATATCCTTGTGACAGTGGATGGGTACTGGGGCAACCAggttgctgctgtggctgccgGAGCTAGAGCAGCAGGGACTCAGGCCTGTGCGACTGAAACCATCGATACCAGCAAAGTCTTTCTTAAAGCTCCTTTGGAGTTTGTGACCTCCCAGATAGAGGCACCTTCCAAAATCTCTTTAAATCCAGATGAGCCAGTGGTGCATTGGCACAGAGAAGGCATCTCATTCCATTTCACTCCCGTTTTGGTGTGTAAAGATCCTGTCCGGACCGTGGGACTTGGGGATGCTATTTCAGCTGAAGGACTGCTATACTCAGAAGTATATCCTCAATAG
- the ADPGK gene encoding ADP-dependent glucokinase isoform X1, with the protein MWQRSVCVGLLALALGYLCLLGPELPHSALRHLSASLLGGLRRARSLEGRMVAAWQAAIVRPARGWARVAVGVNACVDVVLSGVKLLEALGLEPGDGKNHAVLNSRQDLKEAFAHFMEKGAAAERFFSNAESFHHIARIASEYPGAQLYVGGNAALIGQKLATNPDLKILLCGPVGPKLHELLDDNVVVPPESMQERDEFHLILEYQAGEEWGQVRAPNANRFIFSHDLSNGALNMLEVFVSSLDEFQPDLVVLSGLHMMEGQSKEMRQRRLMEAVASISDIPTDIPIHLELASMTDQDFMSNIMHQQVFPLVNSIGLNEQELLFLTQSASGPHASLASWSGVPDVGVVSDILFWILKEHGKTTERASDLTRIHFHTLAYHILVTVDGYWGNQVAAVAAGARAAGTQACATETIDTSKVFLKAPLEFVTSQIEAPSKISLNPDEPVVHWHREGISFHFTPVLVCKDPVRTVGLGDAISAEGLLYSEVYPQ; encoded by the exons aTGTGGCAGAGGTCGGTGTGCGTGGGCCTGCTGGCCTTGGCGCTGGGCTACCTCTGCCTCCTGGGCCCCGAGCTGCCCCACTCGGCGCTGCGGCACCTCTCCGCTtcgctgctgggggggctgcgcCGCGCCCGCTCTCTCGAGGGCCGGATGGTGGCGGCCTGGCAGGCGGCCATCGTCCGCCCGGCCCGGGGATGGGCGCGCGTCGCCGTCGG tgtcAATGCCTGCGTAGACGTGGTTCTGTCTGGTGTGAAGTTGTTAGAGGCACTTGGTCTTGAACCTGGGGATGGAAAAAATCATGCAGTCTTGAACTCCAGACAAGACCTGAAAGAAGCCTTTGCTCACTTCATGGAAAAAGGGGCAGCTGCCGAGCGCTTCTTCAGCAACGCCGAGTCTTTCCATCACATTGCACGGATAGCTTCCGAGTACCCTGGTGCACAG CTTTACGTAGGAGGAAATGCTGCTCTCATTGGTCAGAAGCTTGCAACCAATCCAGACCTGAAG ATCCTCCTTTGTGGCCCAGTTGGTCCTAAACTCCATGAACTACTTGACGACAATGTGGTTGTGCCACCTGAATCCATGCAAGAAAGAGATGAATTCCATCTTATCCTGGAGTATCAAGCAG GTGAAGAGTGGGGACAAGTAAGAGCACCTAATGCCAACCGCTTCATCTTCTCCCATGACCTATCCAATGGCGCCTTAAATATGCTGGAAGTGTTTGTGTCCAGCTTGGATGAATTTCAGCCAGATCTTGTAGTACTTTCAGGACTTCACATGATGGAAGGCCAGAGCAAGGAGATGCGACAGAGGCGACTTATGGAG GCTGTGGCTTCCATCTCTGATATCCCTACTGACATTCCCATACACCTGGAGTTGGCCAGTATGACTGATCAAGATTTTATGAGCAACATTATGCATCag CAGGTCTTTCCACTGGTGAACTCCATTGGGCTGAACGAACAGGAGCTGCTGTTCCTCACGCAGTCTGCCTCCGGTCCCCACGCCTCCCTTGCTTCCTGGAGCGGAGTTCCTGACGTGGGTGTAGTCAGCGACATCCTCTTCTGGATCCTGAAGGAGCACGGAAAGACCACCGAGCGGGCCTCTGATCTCACGCGGATCCACTTCCACACCCTAGCCTACCATATCCTTGTGACAGTGGATGGGTACTGGGGCAACCAggttgctgctgtggctgccgGAGCTAGAGCAGCAGGGACTCAGGCCTGTGCGACTGAAACCATCGATACCAGCAAAGTCTTTCTTAAAGCTCCTTTGGAGTTTGTGACCTCCCAGATAGAGGCACCTTCCAAAATCTCTTTAAATCCAGATGAGCCAGTGGTGCATTGGCACAGAGAAGGCATCTCATTCCATTTCACTCCCGTTTTGGTGTGTAAAGATCCTGTCCGGACCGTGGGACTTGGGGATGCTATTTCAGCTGAAGGACTGCTATACTCAGAAGTATATCCTCAATAG
- the ADPGK gene encoding ADP-dependent glucokinase isoform X2, whose translation MWQRSVCVGLLALALGYLCLLGPELPHSALRHLSASLLGGLRRARSLEGRMVAAWQAAIVRPARGWARVAVGVNACVDVVLSGVKLLEALGLEPGDGKNHAVLNSRQDLKEAFAHFMEKGAAAERFFSNAESFHHIARIASEYPGAQLYVGGNAALIGQKLATNPDLKILLCGPVGPKLHELLDDNVVVPPESMQERDEFHLILEYQAGEEWGQVRAPNANRFIFSHDLSNGALNMLEVFVSSLDEFQPDLVVLSGLHMMEGQSKEMRQRRLMEAVASISDIPTDIPIHLELASMTDQDFMSNIMHQVFPLVNSIGLNEQELLFLTQSASGPHASLASWSGVPDVGVVSDILFWILKEHGKTTERASDLTRIHFHTLAYHILVTVDGYWGNQVAAVAAGARAAGTQACATETIDTSKVFLKAPLEFVTSQIEAPSKISLNPDEPVVHWHREGISFHFTPVLVCKDPVRTVGLGDAISAEGLLYSEVYPQ comes from the exons aTGTGGCAGAGGTCGGTGTGCGTGGGCCTGCTGGCCTTGGCGCTGGGCTACCTCTGCCTCCTGGGCCCCGAGCTGCCCCACTCGGCGCTGCGGCACCTCTCCGCTtcgctgctgggggggctgcgcCGCGCCCGCTCTCTCGAGGGCCGGATGGTGGCGGCCTGGCAGGCGGCCATCGTCCGCCCGGCCCGGGGATGGGCGCGCGTCGCCGTCGG tgtcAATGCCTGCGTAGACGTGGTTCTGTCTGGTGTGAAGTTGTTAGAGGCACTTGGTCTTGAACCTGGGGATGGAAAAAATCATGCAGTCTTGAACTCCAGACAAGACCTGAAAGAAGCCTTTGCTCACTTCATGGAAAAAGGGGCAGCTGCCGAGCGCTTCTTCAGCAACGCCGAGTCTTTCCATCACATTGCACGGATAGCTTCCGAGTACCCTGGTGCACAG CTTTACGTAGGAGGAAATGCTGCTCTCATTGGTCAGAAGCTTGCAACCAATCCAGACCTGAAG ATCCTCCTTTGTGGCCCAGTTGGTCCTAAACTCCATGAACTACTTGACGACAATGTGGTTGTGCCACCTGAATCCATGCAAGAAAGAGATGAATTCCATCTTATCCTGGAGTATCAAGCAG GTGAAGAGTGGGGACAAGTAAGAGCACCTAATGCCAACCGCTTCATCTTCTCCCATGACCTATCCAATGGCGCCTTAAATATGCTGGAAGTGTTTGTGTCCAGCTTGGATGAATTTCAGCCAGATCTTGTAGTACTTTCAGGACTTCACATGATGGAAGGCCAGAGCAAGGAGATGCGACAGAGGCGACTTATGGAG GCTGTGGCTTCCATCTCTGATATCCCTACTGACATTCCCATACACCTGGAGTTGGCCAGTATGACTGATCAAGATTTTATGAGCAACATTATGCATCag GTCTTTCCACTGGTGAACTCCATTGGGCTGAACGAACAGGAGCTGCTGTTCCTCACGCAGTCTGCCTCCGGTCCCCACGCCTCCCTTGCTTCCTGGAGCGGAGTTCCTGACGTGGGTGTAGTCAGCGACATCCTCTTCTGGATCCTGAAGGAGCACGGAAAGACCACCGAGCGGGCCTCTGATCTCACGCGGATCCACTTCCACACCCTAGCCTACCATATCCTTGTGACAGTGGATGGGTACTGGGGCAACCAggttgctgctgtggctgccgGAGCTAGAGCAGCAGGGACTCAGGCCTGTGCGACTGAAACCATCGATACCAGCAAAGTCTTTCTTAAAGCTCCTTTGGAGTTTGTGACCTCCCAGATAGAGGCACCTTCCAAAATCTCTTTAAATCCAGATGAGCCAGTGGTGCATTGGCACAGAGAAGGCATCTCATTCCATTTCACTCCCGTTTTGGTGTGTAAAGATCCTGTCCGGACCGTGGGACTTGGGGATGCTATTTCAGCTGAAGGACTGCTATACTCAGAAGTATATCCTCAATAG
- the ADPGK gene encoding ADP-dependent glucokinase isoform X4 produces the protein MEKGAAAERFFSNAESFHHIARIASEYPGAQLYVGGNAALIGQKLATNPDLKILLCGPVGPKLHELLDDNVVVPPESMQERDEFHLILEYQAGEEWGQVRAPNANRFIFSHDLSNGALNMLEVFVSSLDEFQPDLVVLSGLHMMEGQSKEMRQRRLMEAVASISDIPTDIPIHLELASMTDQDFMSNIMHQQVFPLVNSIGLNEQELLFLTQSASGPHASLASWSGVPDVGVVSDILFWILKEHGKTTERASDLTRIHFHTLAYHILVTVDGYWGNQVAAVAAGARAAGTQACATETIDTSKVFLKAPLEFVTSQIEAPSKISLNPDEPVVHWHREGISFHFTPVLVCKDPVRTVGLGDAISAEGLLYSEVYPQ, from the exons ATGGAAAAAGGGGCAGCTGCCGAGCGCTTCTTCAGCAACGCCGAGTCTTTCCATCACATTGCACGGATAGCTTCCGAGTACCCTGGTGCACAG CTTTACGTAGGAGGAAATGCTGCTCTCATTGGTCAGAAGCTTGCAACCAATCCAGACCTGAAG ATCCTCCTTTGTGGCCCAGTTGGTCCTAAACTCCATGAACTACTTGACGACAATGTGGTTGTGCCACCTGAATCCATGCAAGAAAGAGATGAATTCCATCTTATCCTGGAGTATCAAGCAG GTGAAGAGTGGGGACAAGTAAGAGCACCTAATGCCAACCGCTTCATCTTCTCCCATGACCTATCCAATGGCGCCTTAAATATGCTGGAAGTGTTTGTGTCCAGCTTGGATGAATTTCAGCCAGATCTTGTAGTACTTTCAGGACTTCACATGATGGAAGGCCAGAGCAAGGAGATGCGACAGAGGCGACTTATGGAG GCTGTGGCTTCCATCTCTGATATCCCTACTGACATTCCCATACACCTGGAGTTGGCCAGTATGACTGATCAAGATTTTATGAGCAACATTATGCATCag CAGGTCTTTCCACTGGTGAACTCCATTGGGCTGAACGAACAGGAGCTGCTGTTCCTCACGCAGTCTGCCTCCGGTCCCCACGCCTCCCTTGCTTCCTGGAGCGGAGTTCCTGACGTGGGTGTAGTCAGCGACATCCTCTTCTGGATCCTGAAGGAGCACGGAAAGACCACCGAGCGGGCCTCTGATCTCACGCGGATCCACTTCCACACCCTAGCCTACCATATCCTTGTGACAGTGGATGGGTACTGGGGCAACCAggttgctgctgtggctgccgGAGCTAGAGCAGCAGGGACTCAGGCCTGTGCGACTGAAACCATCGATACCAGCAAAGTCTTTCTTAAAGCTCCTTTGGAGTTTGTGACCTCCCAGATAGAGGCACCTTCCAAAATCTCTTTAAATCCAGATGAGCCAGTGGTGCATTGGCACAGAGAAGGCATCTCATTCCATTTCACTCCCGTTTTGGTGTGTAAAGATCCTGTCCGGACCGTGGGACTTGGGGATGCTATTTCAGCTGAAGGACTGCTATACTCAGAAGTATATCCTCAATAG
- the BBS4 gene encoding BBSome complex member BBS4 isoform X5 produces the protein MLQSGSCWRGSARDQLNNALELNRHDLTYMMLGKIHLLEGEMDKAIEVYKKAVEFSPENTDLLTTLGLLYLQLGDYQKAFEHLGNALTYDPGNYKATLAAGSMMQAHGDFDVALSKYRVVASSVPESPPLWNNIGMCFFGKKKYVAAISCLKRANYLAPFDWKILYNLGLVHLTMQQYASAFHFLSAAINFQPKMGELYMLLAVALTNLEDIENAKRSYEQAVALDKCNPLVNLNYAVLLYNQGDKKGALCQYQEMEKKVSAVKESSTPDFDPEMVEVAQKMGAALQVGESLVWTKPSKESKSKQRAALSGKSSSTQQPLGSNQALGQAMSSAAGYGKTMQLPPGAGASAPLAKPPSLPLEPESGSEMSPEETSAPTGAEEQKKEKHKSQQAAD, from the exons GCACGAGACCAGCTAAACAATGCCCTGGAGCTCAACAGACATGATCTGACTTACATGATGCTGGGGAAAATTCACCTATTGGAGGGGGAGATGGATAAAGCCATTGAAGTCTATAAGAAAGCTGTAGA GTTTTCTCCAGAGAACACAGACCTTCTTACAACACTGGGGTTACTTTACTTGCAG cttGGGGATTACCAGAAGGCCTTTGAACACCTTGGAAACGCACTTACTTATGACCCAGGCAACTACAAG GCTACCTTGGCGGCTGGCAGCATGATGCAGGCCCATGGAGATTTTGATGTTGCCCTCTCCAAATACAGGGTGGTAGCCAGCTCCGTGCCTGAAAGCCCCCCGCTGTGGAACAACATTGGGATGTGCTTCTTCGGGAAGAAGAAATATGTAGCA GCTATCAGTTGCCTGAAGCGGGCAAACTACTTGGCTCCCTTTGACTGGAAGATTTTGTACAACTTGGGGTTAGTCCACCTCACAATGCAGCAGTACGCATCTGCTTTCCACTTCCTCAGTGCTGCCATCAACTTCCAGCCCAAGATGGGAGAGCTGTACATGCTCCTTGCAG TTGCTCTGACAAACCTTGAAGACATTGAGAATGCAAAACGTTCCTATGAGCAAGCTGTGGCACTGGACAA GTGCAACCCCCTCGTCAACCTGAACTATGCTGTCCTGCTGTATAACCAGGGTGACAAGAAGGGAGCCCTCTGCCAGTACcaggagatggagaagaagGTCAGCGCAGTGAAGGAGAGCAGTACTCCTGACTTTGACCCTGAG ATGGTGGAGGTTGCTCAGAAGatgggagctgctctgcaggtggGGGAGAGCCTCGTCTGGACTAAGCCTTCTAAAGAGTCTAAATCCAAGCAGAGAGCTGCTCTGTCAGGGAAATCCTCCAGCACTCAGCAGCCTTTGGGCTCTAACCAGGCTCTGGGTCAAGCCATGTCCTCAGCTGCAGGGTATGGGAAAACCATGCAGCTTCCCCCAG gtgctggagcatcaGCTCCGCTTGCAAAGCCTCCCTCGCTGCCTCTGGAACCAGAATCGGGCTCAGAAATGAGCCCCGAGGAGACCTCGGCACCAACAGGAgctgaggagcagaagaaagaaaaacacaagagccagcaggcagcagaCTAG
- the BBS4 gene encoding BBSome complex member BBS4 isoform X3 yields the protein MYLKHFNKARDQLNNALELNRHDLTYMMLGKIHLLEGEMDKAIEVYKKAVEFSPENTDLLTTLGLLYLQLGDYQKAFEHLGNALTYDPGNYKATLAAGSMMQAHGDFDVALSKYRVVASSVPESPPLWNNIGMCFFGKKKYVAAISCLKRANYLAPFDWKILYNLGLVHLTMQQYASAFHFLSAAINFQPKMGELYMLLAVALTNLEDIENAKRSYEQAVALDKCNPLVNLNYAVLLYNQGDKKGALCQYQEMEKKVSAVKESSTPDFDPEMVEVAQKMGAALQVGESLVWTKPSKESKSKQRAALSGKSSSTQQPLGSNQALGQAMSSAAGYGKTMQLPPGAGASAPLAKPPSLPLEPESGSEMSPEETSAPTGAEEQKKEKHKSQQAAD from the exons GCACGAGACCAGCTAAACAATGCCCTGGAGCTCAACAGACATGATCTGACTTACATGATGCTGGGGAAAATTCACCTATTGGAGGGGGAGATGGATAAAGCCATTGAAGTCTATAAGAAAGCTGTAGA GTTTTCTCCAGAGAACACAGACCTTCTTACAACACTGGGGTTACTTTACTTGCAG cttGGGGATTACCAGAAGGCCTTTGAACACCTTGGAAACGCACTTACTTATGACCCAGGCAACTACAAG GCTACCTTGGCGGCTGGCAGCATGATGCAGGCCCATGGAGATTTTGATGTTGCCCTCTCCAAATACAGGGTGGTAGCCAGCTCCGTGCCTGAAAGCCCCCCGCTGTGGAACAACATTGGGATGTGCTTCTTCGGGAAGAAGAAATATGTAGCA GCTATCAGTTGCCTGAAGCGGGCAAACTACTTGGCTCCCTTTGACTGGAAGATTTTGTACAACTTGGGGTTAGTCCACCTCACAATGCAGCAGTACGCATCTGCTTTCCACTTCCTCAGTGCTGCCATCAACTTCCAGCCCAAGATGGGAGAGCTGTACATGCTCCTTGCAG TTGCTCTGACAAACCTTGAAGACATTGAGAATGCAAAACGTTCCTATGAGCAAGCTGTGGCACTGGACAA GTGCAACCCCCTCGTCAACCTGAACTATGCTGTCCTGCTGTATAACCAGGGTGACAAGAAGGGAGCCCTCTGCCAGTACcaggagatggagaagaagGTCAGCGCAGTGAAGGAGAGCAGTACTCCTGACTTTGACCCTGAG ATGGTGGAGGTTGCTCAGAAGatgggagctgctctgcaggtggGGGAGAGCCTCGTCTGGACTAAGCCTTCTAAAGAGTCTAAATCCAAGCAGAGAGCTGCTCTGTCAGGGAAATCCTCCAGCACTCAGCAGCCTTTGGGCTCTAACCAGGCTCTGGGTCAAGCCATGTCCTCAGCTGCAGGGTATGGGAAAACCATGCAGCTTCCCCCAG gtgctggagcatcaGCTCCGCTTGCAAAGCCTCCCTCGCTGCCTCTGGAACCAGAATCGGGCTCAGAAATGAGCCCCGAGGAGACCTCGGCACCAACAGGAgctgaggagcagaagaaagaaaaacacaagagccagcaggcagcagaCTAG